The window atattttatcttatgtccttaaaatgaatattttaaataaaaagaacatttatgataataaataatacatattaaatgataaataataaataataaatcattaggaTTAATGTATAAACCATTTGTCCATTAATATATACACATGATAAGAAAATTCATTAAATAGCTCGTGATATAGTAGTTTGAGTGTTATATAATTGTCTTTAGCGGATGAGGCTTGGGGTTCGTTTCGTAGCTTGTGCGTGATTGAAGATGTAGGATGGCAAAAAAGAGTTTTAAAGATGCGTTTCATAAACAGGTTAGAAGGGtcaaattttttcaaaataaaatatttatggtGGTTGACAACTAGATGGTTATTAATGTAGTTGGTCGCCAATGATGCCTAAACTGGTGGTAGCCATTTGGTCGTCAATTGCTACCAGTTTACTGTTGTAacggtatatatatatatatggcgaCTAGACGCCAATGCTAGCCATCCGGTCGATGTATGCGTATAGCGGTCAGATGACTACCATATTGTTTAGTGgttgttttgtgatttttttgtgtttgtgttaaATTTTGTTCTACTTAataattcttttctttttaaaattacttgTCATTCGTTACCTTTTAGTAAGGTGATATTAAGTGGTAATTGAAAATTATGAAGAATAAAGCATGTTTAGTTCGAGATGTTCATTCAGGTCAATTAGTCAATTTCGAGTCAGGTGTTTAGGATcggttcaaaatcaaatttaaagtcGACactaatttttacaaaattttaaaattcactTTAAAGTTAGGTGTATGTGTTATGTGAACCCTAGGGGACaaaaattctttttaaattatgtgaacaaaagtatttgttttttttttgtctaaattcaaatcaaacaaaattgtTAGAGATGAAATCCCACCAATCCAAACCACAAACcaaattagtaaaaaatataataaaccaaataacaaaattaatgtTTATCTACAACAACATTTCAATACTCCGAGTATGATTCTCCCAACTAGGTTAAGGTTTGTGGTGTCTAATATACACAATATTACCTTTGTAAAAATCGTATACAACACAAAGATGCGTTAGATTCAATACTGAAAACTAAGAGGAGAGGAGACATTAGTTTCAGTAGTGAACTTCTTTTGAGTTTGTACGTGGGTTATATCTTTTCATCCTTATTTGGATTATTCaggcttattttttgaattctaacagaaatatattaaaaaaaaagagaacaTTGAAAATTCTAAAGGTGTTGATAATCATAACTAATAAAGCATGTTGATGTGCAGGATTAGGTACAAGCTTGGTGTTGCTGCTTGTACTACTTGGGTTATATTTGCTATTACGTGCGATAAAACGTAATAGAGATGTCAGACTTAAAGCTAGGTACTTTGAAAGAAATGGTGGTTTGCTGCTCAAACAACAAATGTCATCCCAAGAAAATAATATCgagaaaatcaaaatattatcTTCCAATGAATTAGAAAAGGCGACTGATAAGTATAATGAGGATCGAATACTGGGGCAAGGAGGGCAAGGTACTGTTTATAAAGGAATGTTAAGTGATGGAAATATTGTTGCTATAAAGAAGTCCAAGATAGAAGATGAAAGTCAATTGACTGTTTTCATCAATGAGGTAGTAATTCTATCACAAATTAACCATAGAAATGTTGTCAAACTATTAGCATGTTGTTTGGAAACAGAAGTTCCTATGTTGGTGTATGAATATATTCCTAATGGAACTCTTTCTGATCTTATCCATGATTCCAAACAAGACTTTGCAATCACTTGGGAAATGAGGTTACATATTGGTACTGACATAGCAAATGCTCTAGCCTACTTGCACTCATCATATTTGATACCTATTTTGCATAGAGATATTAAATCATCTAACATCCTCTTAGACAACAAATATAGGGCTAAATTGTCGGATTTTGGGATATCCAAGTCACTTAGTATTGATCAAACACATGTCTCAACTCGTGTTCTTGGAACGATTGGTTATTTAGATCCAGGCTACTATCAATCGGAACAATACACGGATAAGAGTGATGTGTATAGTTTTGGTGTTGTGCTGGTTGAGCTTTTAACTGGACAAAAAGCAATCCGTGCAAGTAATGAGCATGAAGAAAAGAGTCTTGTAACATGGTTTCTTGCACATATGGAAAAATGTAATTTGTATGATATATTGGATTCTCGAGTACTTAGGGaaggaaaagaagaagaaatcaTGGTTGTGTCTAACCTTGCAAAACGATGTTTGAACTTGGATGGAAAGAGTAGGCCTAAGATGAAAGAAGTCGCAGCTGAACTTGAAACGGTAAGATCATCTATGGAGCGCGGATCGATGAAGATGCAATCAGGTTCATCCAACCAGCATGATCAAACATTTTGTTCTTTGATTGACATAACTACAGGGGAGTTCATTACACTAGATTAATGATCCTTACATGTGTTATAAGATTATTATACATGTACACagtttatgtaaaataatactGATATGTCATTATATAGTTTTAATCTTCTCTTATCTTAGTTTAATTAGTGTATGTGTCGAGCACAATCGTAGAATTCAGGTTATGATCCTTACACTTAGTTAGAAGGTCTAAACCAAATCTCCAAAAGGACATAGCATTTAATGCATGAGAACAATGATTCAATGAACACTACACGACCTACACGAAATTATAAAGGCATGCTTTATCTGATGAAGTAAAGAACTTTTCACAAATTGGGcaaaacaatttttttgtattaaatttcCCACTGCACACTCAATAGGATGCTGCCATGTCAAAGAGTATGGCTACTCTACACTTAACGTCAAGAAAGCGGTATGACACCATAGAGAATGAACAAACGGTATACACAAAGGTTAAGAACACTATCAAAAAATGACATTTACCCACACTTATTTAACCACGCTTATTCAACTTTATTAGAAATTAACAtcgatttaaattaaatatttacaaGAGTGTAGATGAGAtggaaaaaaatattcaaatttatgGTCAACTGCAATTAACGGCAAATTTAGGATCCAAACCCATGTGTAGCACCAATATTTTcaagaaaataaatagataaattgtaaaatttttAGTAGAATGTTTTTTGTAAATTGAACTCAAAAAAAGGTCACTTTAAGTTGACCTAAGAAGCAGTATAAActataatacaataataatctCAAGGCAATGCCACAATATTATAATAAAGGACGATAAATACCATCAACAAGATAACAATGTTATTATTCCTTTTTCCACTCACACGTTTGGCAAATAAACTAGCAATAAGTATTTTCTTTTACTCTCTTTATGATAGTGATTTCTAAAATGTAACataataaagtaaattttaatattgattaCTAAAATATCGTCATATCCACAACAAATTCTGTATTCATGTCTAACATTTCATTCACATTTCTTCCACATTTCATCCACAATTTTAACATTCtattatcaaatttaaaattattatctaAACTGAATTTCTAGTcctaaataatcaattaaatccactagtaaaaaataatataaaatttaagttaTGAGTTTGATGATATCAACCATTAAatcaaaatattcttaattgttACAAACATTGATTGTGAATAAACTTATTGTATACAAACTGATTAGTGATTTTGATGTTTTCCAATCAATAATATTGTGAATTATTGATAATATATCTTCAAAATGAATGGCTATACAATCTTTAAATAATGTAAGTAATTATGTAGGGAAACTGAACCCTTTGAAAGCgttattcaatatatacaaggtatatttacaaaaatatttagaaaatccCGGTACAAAGCCCATACTATAATAAACAATAGGCCGAAATACATTACAATTTCTAGTATCCCTCTCAAACTTGGAGCATAAAGATCACAAAAGTCCGACTTgcaaaaaagaaaagataattGAGCTTGCCCCAAAGCCTTGGTGAAAATATCAACAAGTTGTGCAGAAATAGGAACATGAGAAGGACTGATGGTACCATTTTGAATAGCACATCTCACACATACGGACAATCAACTTCCATGTGTTGTGCACTCTCATAAAAAACAGGTTTTGAGAAATATGAATAGCAGattgactatcacaatacaaAGACATGGCTTTTGGATGATACATCCCCAAACTACGAAGTAAACCTTTAAGCCACTTAAGTTTCAAACTCACTATTGCCATTAACCGATACTTTGCTTCAACTGACGATCTAGAAGCTATAACTTTCTTCTTGGTTTTCCATgaaatggaagaatgaaaaaagaatgACGAACCTGATAACAAGCGACGATTAAGAGGATAACTAGCCAATTTGGGTCGCACCATCCACTCAAAGACATATCACAATCCACACAAAGAAGAATCCCTTGACCAGGTGATCCTTTGAGATATCGAACAAGAATAGTAGCATCACAATGATCACGACACGGAGCACCAAGGAATTGAGAAAGTATGTGCACAGAGTAAGCAAAGTTAGGTCTTGTAAAAGACAAATAAATTAGTCGACCAACTAACATGCGATACTGCTTAACATTATCAATAATAGGACTAGAGGAGGTAGCCAACTTGTGATTTTGTTCCATAGGAAAATGAACATGTTTTGAGCCAAGATAATCTAATTCAGTAATTATATCAAGAGCAtaacttctttggcacaaataaatttcctttgtttttctggTAACTTcaatacccaaaaaatatttaagcacaccaagatccttcatatgGAAACGTGagcacaaatattttttaaaagtggTAAGAGCAACGATATCATTCCCATAAACAATCAAATCATCCacataaataagattattaagtTAAATGACACCGTTTTAATAAGAAAATAGGGAATAATCTAAATAAGATTGTCAAAACTCATAATTTCGAAGAGAAGTAACCAACATAGTAAACCAAGATCTAGGTGCTTGTCTCAAGCAATAAAGAGATTTCTACAACTGACATACCTAACTAGGTTGAGCAATCTAAAAACCTAGAGGcgttttcatatatattttttcaaacaAATCCCATGCAAAGAAGCATTATGGACATCCATTTAATGCAACTCCTAATTCTTTACAACGGGTACAGCAAGGAAAGTACGTATCGTGATCATCTTGGCCATCAGAACAAACGTATCTTTGTAATCAATCCCTTCAACCTGCTGATTACCAAAGACAACCAATTGAGCCTTGAGGCGCTCCACACTACCATTAGagttatatttgattttgtaGACCCAACGGCAAGCAAGAGCTTTCTTTTCGGGAGGAAGATCTGTCACACGCCAAGTGCCATTATTTTCTAATGCTTGAATTTCTTTTTGCATAGATTTTTTCCATCTTGGTTCCTTCATGGCGGCCTTGAACGTTTAAGGTTTTGTACTTGTGATAATAGTTGCAAGAAACTTTTGATGTCTCATAGGAAATCGATGACAGTTAACAAAATGTACAATGAGGTAAGATATACATGAGGTCTGAGATGAAGTAGGTGGCAGAGCAAAGGGAGACGAACTAACTTATCAGATTATATTAGTGACAAAACCAAGCAATTTTATAGTGCAACAACATTATTGAGATTTATATCAATACCAAGATGGTCATAAAAAAATCatcattagtataattaaaattaggTGCAACAATATTATTGGGATTTAATTAAGAGGATGGAGTAATGCTAGTAAAAGGAAACTTATGTTTATAAAACTTCACATCCCTAGATACAAAGTATTCACATGTTTCAATATCATAGAGTTTCCACCCTTTCTTTCCTTGCAAATAACCAACAAATATGCATTTTCTACTCCTACTCATAAATTATCCTTTTTGAATTTGGATAATGAGCATAGCACAAAAATCCAATGACACGAAACGAATCATAAGAAGGGTGGGCATTAAATAAGACAACATATGGAGTTTTATTGTCAAGTAAGAAAGAAGGTGTACGATTAATTATATAACCAACAAACAAAACACAATCACCCAAAAAGATAAGGGAAGATTAGTTTGAAAATGCAAAGCCCGAGCTACATTCAAAATATGGCGATGTTTACGTTTAACCCgtccattttgttgaggagtaACAACACATGAAGTTTGAAACAAAATGACATGCTACTCAAAATAatcttttatataattaaatttcgTACCATTATCATTACGAACAACTTTAACTTTAGCATCAAATTGACGCtcgattataaaaaaaaaaagaaccaaaAAACTTATAAACCTTTATTTTGTCAATAGGATATATAGTCACACAactctagaataatcatcaaccaAAGTAAGAAAATAAGTAGCACTACAAGAGGAAGGAGAGCACTTCCCCCATAAATCACAATGTATGACTCCAAGATGAGAACTTGCTCAACTTTCACTAAAAGAAAATTTATCTTTAGACTGTTTTTCTTAATGACAAACATCACAAGCTTTCTAAGAAATAcgatttaacaaaataaaagagagatCTTACTACTTTATCTGAAGGATGACTAAGACGTTGATGCCATAAATCTCACCTAATCTTGATACCATATAGGAAACTGAACCCCTTGAAGATcttattcaatatatataaagtatattatatacaaaagtaTTTAGAAAAGCataacaaattataaaaacatattTCTTTTGAAAGACTTTTTGCATTTATATTGGTAGAAGCTATATTGCTAAGTTGAAGTTTGTCTCTCCTTGCTTCTCCTCTTCTGATGAATTATATTAAATCTTGTGGGAAATAATCAAATGGCAGAGTTCAGATTGTAGAAAAAATGACTTAGAAACCTAACTTTTTATCTTCATTTCTTCTTGTTGGAATTTCATTTgcgattttttattatattggaTTTTACTCACTAATTTATTTTCTGTGTCTTAAGGAATATTGACCTTGGACGGTATCCCTCCTTTTCAACGTTAGGGTCGGGCTTAGCAACAAGATTAAATATCTTCTCTTTGAGCATTAGGTATTCTGCCATAACTTTTCCATCCATGTCTGCACATGTCTTTGGCTATCATCAATTGTTAGCTTGGAAATTTATAACCTCTTTCTAATAAAATGCTTTTTCAAACTATTTGTAACAACTCGcctaaattcaacaaaaaaaaaaaaaggaaaacaaaaagtGCACTTGGATGAGAAGGGCAGCTACTAACTTAAGAAAACGATATAATAAAAGTCAATGCTAACTTCACCTACAATGTTAACAAGCAGCAAGATGACATTATTTACTCGTTATCATTtcgaatga of the Amaranthus tricolor cultivar Red isolate AtriRed21 chromosome 6, ASM2621246v1, whole genome shotgun sequence genome contains:
- the LOC130814793 gene encoding wall-associated receptor kinase-like 8, with the protein product MNNNSSNVKNSMNNYTKHSKAAKQMMHHKPFLVHLISTCLLLLQYSKAANPGPQIAKPGCKDHCGNVTIPYPFGIGPNCYHNPWFNVECYNGSDSFKLKKITTGTVNMDGIQINWDPLKGERNLISVVPCYRVCQGDGNPRSMLIGNSDNLRGSPFLYSRKGNVLLVNGCGGGIILRDKRNQTIAGCAAVCTTNSTAPGFDCYGVDCCQTTISNSVDYYSMELASMGKTPIVEDACTRAVLVDSKWIANKRKNLLHFQGLCDPARVVIEWSIEDLAVDSPSYGNSSCVKKAASVDDAGGYVCRCKEEFYQGNPYLPLGCQVVKECEGCVQDCISLGNHTFGCPKKEKKLNTGTIAVIIGLGTSLVLLLVLLGLYLLLRAIKRNRDVRLKARYFERNGGLLLKQQMSSQENNIEKIKILSSNELEKATDKYNEDRILGQGGQGTVYKGMLSDGNIVAIKKSKIEDESQLTVFINEVVILSQINHRNVVKLLACCLETEVPMLVYEYIPNGTLSDLIHDSKQDFAITWEMRLHIGTDIANALAYLHSSYLIPILHRDIKSSNILLDNKYRAKLSDFGISKSLSIDQTHVSTRVLGTIGYLDPGYYQSEQYTDKSDVYSFGVVLVELLTGQKAIRASNEHEEKSLVTWFLAHMEKCNLYDILDSRVLREGKEEEIMVVSNLAKRCLNLDGKSRPKMKEVAAELETVRSSMERGSMKMQSGSSNQHDQTFCSLIDITTGEFITLD